The following coding sequences are from one Granulicella sp. L56 window:
- a CDS encoding glycoside hydrolase family 27 protein, whose protein sequence is MTLLRIRTACVALASFLFLVLGVAPAQQNGLAMHPPMGWNSWNHFHRKIDDATIRAQAEAMVSSGMRDAGYTYMNIDDTWQGTRDAQGIIHPNDRFPDMKALADFVHSKGLKLGIYSSPGTTTCAKFEGSYWHELQDAQTYAAWGIDYLKYDLCGLRDQMRAAPTPEAANKIMVDSYIKMRDALRSTDRPIVYSLCQYGDDAVWRWGTNVGGNLWRTTGDINDHYSRMAEIGFGQAGLSRFAGPGHWNDPDMLEVGNGGMTADEYRTHMALWAILAAPLLAGNDLTTMTPETIGILTNRDVIAVDQDSAGKQGDRVSAEGPIEIWAKPLADGSKAVGIFNRAPSPLTTQVDFGKLGFGHAVKAKDLWLSKDLGTIREPYTVTVPGHGVLFLRISK, encoded by the coding sequence ATGACGCTCTTACGAATACGGACTGCCTGTGTTGCCCTCGCATCCTTTCTCTTTCTTGTTTTGGGCGTAGCGCCGGCGCAGCAGAATGGTCTGGCCATGCACCCACCGATGGGATGGAACAGTTGGAATCATTTTCATCGCAAGATTGATGACGCAACCATTCGTGCGCAGGCAGAGGCCATGGTCTCAAGTGGTATGCGCGATGCGGGCTATACCTATATGAACATTGACGATACCTGGCAGGGTACGCGCGACGCGCAGGGCATCATCCATCCGAACGACAGATTTCCTGATATGAAGGCACTGGCTGACTTCGTTCATAGCAAGGGGCTGAAGCTCGGCATTTACTCTTCGCCGGGGACAACCACCTGCGCGAAGTTCGAGGGGAGCTATTGGCATGAATTGCAGGATGCGCAAACCTACGCGGCATGGGGGATTGATTATCTGAAGTACGATCTGTGCGGCCTGCGCGACCAGATGCGTGCTGCTCCGACTCCTGAGGCTGCCAATAAGATCATGGTGGACTCCTATATAAAGATGCGCGATGCTCTACGCAGTACCGATCGGCCCATCGTGTACAGCCTTTGCCAATATGGCGACGATGCGGTCTGGCGATGGGGCACGAACGTCGGCGGCAATCTCTGGCGCACGACAGGAGACATCAACGACCATTACTCCCGCATGGCAGAGATTGGTTTCGGTCAGGCTGGGCTGTCCCGTTTTGCCGGCCCTGGCCATTGGAATGATCCTGACATGCTGGAGGTTGGTAATGGAGGTATGACGGCGGATGAATACCGCACGCACATGGCGCTGTGGGCTATTCTTGCCGCGCCTTTGCTGGCAGGCAACGATCTGACGACCATGACGCCTGAGACCATTGGGATTCTGACGAATCGAGATGTGATTGCCGTCGATCAGGATTCGGCAGGGAAGCAAGGCGACCGTGTCAGTGCTGAAGGCCCCATTGAAATATGGGCCAAGCCTTTGGCGGATGGTTCGAAGGCTGTCGGCATCTTCAATCGGGCACCCTCTCCATTGACCACACAAGTAGATTTCGGCAAGCTTGGATTCGGCCACGCAGTTAAGGCAAAAGACCTTTGGTTGTCAAAGGACCTTGGGACCATTCGCGAGCCCTATACGGTAACGGTGCCGGGGCACGGCGTTCTCTTTCTGCGCATATCGAAGTAA
- a CDS encoding DNA/RNA helicase domain-containing protein gives MASEFAIQGLELDWAGACWDRYFHIFARAGFQCSAEQMLLVK, from the coding sequence TTGGCGAGCGAGTTCGCGATCCAAGGTCTTGAGCTGGACTGGGCCGGAGCATGTTGGGACAGATACTTCCACATCTTCGCTCGTGCGGGATTTCAATGCTCAGCAGAACAGATGTTGTTGGTGAAATAG
- a CDS encoding sugar phosphate isomerase/epimerase: MEVFSRRNFLAGAGIAAAACAAQPLFALVPKSPFKIGVISDEISPDFDHACSVISKDFGLQWVELRSMWGKGLHDLSDAQLVDAEKILAKYSLRVTDMGSPVFKVDWPEAPKSSFSPKHDFGANDSFKQQGELLDKYITLAKRFKTDKIRCFDFWRLDDVKPHRAAIDDQLKKAAETCGKNGLLLVIENEFECNTATAPEAARTLAAVPSPHFGLNWDPANAVMRGELDAFPTGWNLLPKHRILHCHVKNAVKGPDGKIAWSPVDKGFIDWTAQFRDLKNIGYHGAVSLETHWHGAATHEESTRISWAGMKAALQNSGTL, encoded by the coding sequence ATGGAAGTTTTTTCACGACGTAATTTTCTCGCCGGAGCAGGCATCGCCGCTGCGGCCTGTGCAGCGCAGCCACTCTTTGCCTTGGTGCCGAAATCACCATTCAAGATTGGCGTCATCAGCGATGAGATTTCGCCGGACTTCGATCACGCCTGTTCCGTCATCTCCAAAGACTTCGGTCTGCAATGGGTGGAGCTGCGCAGCATGTGGGGCAAGGGCCTGCATGATCTCTCCGATGCTCAGCTTGTCGACGCCGAGAAGATTCTTGCCAAATACAGCCTTCGCGTCACTGATATGGGTAGCCCGGTCTTCAAGGTCGACTGGCCTGAAGCGCCAAAATCTTCATTTAGTCCAAAGCACGACTTTGGCGCCAATGACAGCTTCAAGCAACAGGGGGAACTCCTCGACAAATACATTACCCTGGCGAAGCGCTTCAAAACCGACAAGATCCGTTGTTTCGATTTCTGGAGGCTTGATGATGTGAAGCCTCATCGTGCCGCGATCGACGATCAGTTGAAGAAGGCGGCTGAGACCTGCGGTAAGAACGGTCTGCTGCTCGTCATCGAGAACGAGTTTGAATGCAACACGGCCACCGCACCTGAGGCCGCACGGACTCTCGCCGCAGTTCCGTCTCCGCACTTCGGATTGAACTGGGACCCGGCCAACGCAGTGATGCGCGGCGAGCTCGATGCCTTTCCGACCGGCTGGAATCTCTTGCCAAAGCATCGCATACTCCACTGCCATGTTAAGAACGCAGTGAAGGGGCCGGACGGGAAGATCGCCTGGTCTCCCGTCGACAAGGGCTTCATCGATTGGACAGCGCAGTTCCGCGATCTCAAAAACATTGGCTACCATGGGGCCGTCAGCCTGGAGACGCATTGGCATGGCGCCGCTACACACGAAGAGTCCACCCGCATCAGTTGGGCGGGCATGAAGGCAGCTCTTCAGAATTCAGGAACTCTCTAG
- a CDS encoding sterol desaturase family protein, whose product MIEVVPKRSIATRIEQAGCAARDLAQAVTESRTNYWASYVADFMCPFLFAYFGMRHGWNLPSTILSFLSGMAVFSLIEYSIHRWLLHDPRSVLFQLHEAHHNNPEKHSAFFFPTSIVVLTLVWVLLAKALHIQSASFFICGIATGYCYFGALHHLEHTTRINQIPFRWLQKRWAAHSVHHHLDESNFGVITSFWDYVFGTQQNKKKRMPFGL is encoded by the coding sequence ATGATCGAAGTTGTACCTAAGCGAAGCATAGCTACGAGAATTGAACAGGCTGGCTGTGCTGCGCGCGATCTTGCGCAGGCCGTCACAGAGAGCCGCACCAACTATTGGGCATCTTACGTGGCTGACTTCATGTGCCCTTTTCTATTTGCTTATTTTGGGATGCGGCATGGGTGGAACTTGCCGTCCACCATCCTCAGCTTTTTGTCTGGCATGGCTGTATTTAGCTTGATTGAATATTCCATCCACCGATGGCTTCTTCATGACCCGAGGAGTGTTCTCTTTCAACTGCACGAAGCTCACCACAATAACCCCGAAAAGCACTCGGCATTTTTCTTTCCGACCAGCATCGTGGTTCTTACCTTGGTTTGGGTGCTTTTAGCCAAGGCCCTCCATATTCAATCCGCTTCCTTCTTCATCTGCGGAATCGCAACCGGATACTGCTACTTCGGAGCTCTTCATCATCTGGAACACACGACGCGCATCAACCAGATCCCATTCCGATGGTTGCAGAAGAGATGGGCTGCACACAGTGTGCATCACCATCTTGATGAAAGTAACTTCGGCGTGATCACCTCATTTTGGGATTACGTTTTCGGGACACAACAAAACAAGAAGAAGCGAATGCCCTTTGGCCTGTAG
- a CDS encoding sugar phosphate isomerase/epimerase: MSLSMSRRNLLRGGTMLSASAFLSNPGFAFAGENKSASSSPIRLGIASYTFRNFDQAHLIDFMKQLKTAYLNLKDTHLPMTPLDQVATKAAEYRAAGMTLTALGTIYFPKDDDDDIRAKFEYCKAAGVSLIVGAPTHETLPRVEKFVKEYNIRVGIHNHGPEDKQWPSPLTVLDAVKDMDPRMGCCIDVGHTMRTGTDVVDAIRKAGPRLFDIHMKDLAQSNVKESQVAVGDGLMPVPQIFKALIEMRYPGQVDLEYEIFPSDPLPGVIKSFAYMRGVLAGMGYKG, translated from the coding sequence ATGAGCCTTTCAATGTCCCGCCGTAACCTGTTGCGTGGAGGTACGATGCTGAGCGCCTCGGCCTTTCTTTCTAACCCTGGCTTCGCTTTCGCAGGCGAGAACAAATCAGCCTCCTCCTCTCCGATACGGTTGGGAATCGCCAGCTACACCTTCAGAAATTTCGACCAGGCCCACCTGATCGATTTCATGAAGCAGCTCAAGACGGCTTATTTGAACCTGAAAGACACCCATCTCCCCATGACTCCTCTGGACCAGGTGGCCACCAAGGCAGCCGAGTACAGAGCAGCCGGAATGACTTTGACTGCACTTGGAACAATTTATTTCCCAAAAGACGACGATGATGATATCCGCGCAAAATTTGAGTATTGCAAAGCTGCCGGTGTATCTCTCATCGTTGGCGCTCCGACACATGAGACGCTGCCGCGAGTAGAAAAATTTGTGAAGGAGTACAACATTCGCGTGGGCATCCACAATCATGGACCGGAGGACAAACAGTGGCCTTCCCCATTGACGGTGCTCGATGCGGTGAAAGATATGGACCCGCGCATGGGCTGCTGCATCGATGTAGGTCACACGATGCGTACCGGAACCGATGTTGTTGACGCAATTCGCAAAGCGGGGCCGCGCCTATTTGATATCCACATGAAAGATCTCGCCCAGAGCAACGTGAAGGAGAGCCAAGTAGCAGTGGGCGATGGGCTGATGCCGGTACCGCAGATATTCAAGGCACTGATTGAAATGCGCTATCCCGGACAGGTCGACTTGGAGTACGAGATCTTCCCGTCTGATCCGCTGCCTGGAGTCATCAAGAGCTTCGCTTATATGCGCGGAGTGCTTGCCGGCATGGGCTATAAGGGGTAG